The following are from one region of the Sandaracinus amylolyticus genome:
- a CDS encoding diguanylate cyclase domain-containing protein has translation MARDARARAGDRAAPEALALRALRLRDGIGAVDLARGRVLMPGAREGFDPARSAVFHVVDAARPIAVLAPTAHREHAANALLRELPVVAAIEREATGAAVASWWSRDHHDASEDAARAIAVLKACGGWDESPVMVIAFTFGRWLTVDVAFDGEWRAEVHDQHAPWERLHGTGPVVFVDVDHMRAFNDAYGHLEGDLALARIHAAIASIALGRGRVARVAGEELVILLAPGVDARTTCDAVVGAVADLAIPFVHPSVRTRGRLEVTAVAVPIATREHCVDAIAESRRRLRA, from the coding sequence GTGGCTCGCGATGCTCGCGCTCGGGCTGGTGATCGCGCTGCGCCGGAGGCGCTCGCGCTGAGAGCGCTGCGGCTGCGCGACGGGATCGGCGCCGTCGATCTCGCGCGCGGCCGCGTGCTGATGCCTGGCGCTCGAGAAGGGTTCGACCCGGCGCGCTCGGCCGTGTTCCACGTCGTCGACGCAGCGCGGCCGATCGCGGTGCTCGCGCCCACGGCGCATCGCGAGCATGCGGCCAACGCGCTGCTGCGCGAGCTGCCGGTCGTCGCCGCGATCGAGCGCGAGGCGACCGGCGCGGCCGTCGCGTCGTGGTGGTCGCGTGACCACCACGACGCGAGCGAGGACGCTGCCCGCGCGATCGCCGTGCTGAAGGCGTGCGGCGGATGGGACGAGTCGCCGGTGATGGTCATCGCGTTCACGTTCGGGCGCTGGCTCACGGTGGACGTCGCGTTCGATGGCGAGTGGCGCGCCGAGGTGCACGACCAGCACGCGCCGTGGGAGCGACTCCACGGGACGGGGCCGGTCGTGTTCGTCGACGTGGACCACATGCGCGCGTTCAACGACGCGTACGGCCACCTCGAGGGCGACCTCGCGCTCGCCCGCATTCACGCAGCGATCGCGTCGATCGCGCTCGGGCGCGGTCGTGTCGCGCGCGTCGCCGGTGAGGAGCTCGTGATTCTCCTCGCTCCTGGCGTCGACGCGCGGACGACGTGCGACGCGGTCGTGGGTGCCGTCGCCGATCTCGCGATCCCGTTCGTGCATCCCAGCGTGCGCACGAGGGGGCGGCTCGAGGTCACCGCGGTCGCGGTGCCGATCGCGACTCGTGAGCACTGCGTCGACGCCATCGCCGAATCACGCCGGCGACTTCGCGCGTGA